In a single window of the Ardenticatenales bacterium genome:
- a CDS encoding DUF11 domain-containing protein: MTRFRGFFVVGGMWLGLLLGALALWPPFVAAKAPATKVTGETLTPFAGEADDATLQAGLAARRVDGGPLLPLTAPADPPPLTGVMLPVGQDTYRIEVDADGIYEVDYAALADAGMSVNTINPLTLQLIYRGDNVAYQFIGDGDTHFEPGEKIRFFGQAFHGSRLERQYITNNVYWLWADGTPTAITTGDNPGGYPVDESWRASITYEKEFYYFPTWTNQWPQFPNEPDAWFIERVSKSTQTEVTTTYPITLPFPAASSPSATITLEVQSRDNPYINNIGYPHLINLKFNENNQIIGSESWYGLKNVNISGLVPQADLLDGLNHASMVIAGITGSGSGVDYIYPNRVTVDYQRQYQASGDQLLFSDEVGGSWEFRVGGYGEGNAGNILVWNITNPLQPVIIPLTADDISGSGPYTYRIGSSHPPAATFIATTGANIRAPLAISQYVPPDLDPPGGAAWLAISHADFLTQAVQLAAHRADPLYGGYRTHVVDVRDVLNQYAFGLPLPSGIRNYLAHALTWPTPAHYVLLLGDATANPRQLESNSSATAPQTDFVPTDLIFVDRFQGQIASDTSMAFLTGNDLVPDVAIGRLPATTTAEAQAVVDKILQYDDNQRQPDTWMENIFFGADNTDSGGDFCAENGMTGALLPDAFPQAHVCMAANTGGERDKLRDAIFDHANITGTLIINYRGHGGIDEWAARAVDTADVNLWANAGRPVVILSADCLDGSFIYPGLPALSETFLKRDGAGSAAHWSSTGLGFSYEHTALHEGLYEGLFAHGETAIGDAILYSKTLFAAGDYDESELYTFTLQGDPAMPLMRPDLSLEKSTLTAAVDVGEAVTFLLSLHNEGLYPAPAVITDVMPAQLTLLAYQSSAPVNLNQAGGELAFHPVNGLARGQSLAITLTAQLTATNTEPLANAATAASPGLEINPGDETATAPFCTTALTMAPSVTPLRFGDALLLTWATTPLAQSYEVWRSAPNTPYFAAENAGTTLLGTTTDPYFPIPNGTGIGDPQVNYTFLVRGVNCAGIPGAPSVTVGEFDYALRAGSGDTLAYTTIGLPLTGDNLPATADDLAAAIDPLNQSIREVGKWNPVSQAWRIRVVGSPTGVPNFAVNPGDALLIGADSNAPTIVTWVGALPQSGDIAYTLLPNRRQMITIPLDQVGAFTLTADDLAANIGGVTRVATWYAATQSWYTRTINDSLNNNFTLRLGYPYLITTNADAPPTWP; the protein is encoded by the coding sequence ATGACGCGATTTCGAGGCTTTTTTGTCGTGGGGGGAATGTGGTTGGGATTGCTGTTGGGCGCACTGGCATTGTGGCCGCCGTTCGTGGCGGCGAAAGCGCCTGCCACAAAGGTGACGGGGGAGACGCTGACGCCCTTCGCGGGGGAGGCTGATGACGCGACGCTGCAAGCAGGGCTGGCGGCGCGGCGCGTGGATGGGGGGCCGCTGCTGCCGTTGACCGCGCCGGCGGATCCGCCGCCACTGACGGGCGTAATGCTGCCGGTGGGTCAGGATACGTACCGGATTGAGGTGGACGCGGATGGCATTTATGAGGTGGATTATGCGGCGTTGGCGGATGCCGGCATGTCCGTCAACACCATCAACCCTCTCACCCTCCAACTCATCTACCGCGGGGACAACGTCGCCTACCAATTCATCGGCGACGGCGACACCCACTTCGAGCCGGGCGAAAAAATCCGCTTCTTTGGGCAAGCCTTCCACGGTTCCCGCCTGGAGCGGCAATACATCACCAACAACGTCTACTGGCTTTGGGCCGACGGCACACCCACCGCCATCACCACCGGCGACAATCCCGGCGGCTACCCCGTAGATGAAAGCTGGCGCGCCAGCATCACCTACGAAAAAGAGTTCTACTACTTCCCCACCTGGACCAACCAGTGGCCCCAGTTCCCCAACGAGCCAGACGCCTGGTTCATTGAGCGCGTCAGCAAAAGCACGCAAACCGAGGTCACAACCACCTACCCCATCACCCTGCCCTTCCCCGCCGCCAGCAGTCCCTCTGCCACCATCACCCTGGAAGTGCAGTCACGGGACAACCCGTACATCAACAACATCGGCTACCCACACCTGATTAACCTGAAATTTAACGAGAACAACCAGATCATTGGCAGCGAATCGTGGTATGGGCTGAAGAATGTGAACATCAGCGGGCTTGTGCCGCAGGCGGACCTGCTCGATGGCCTCAACCACGCCAGCATGGTGATTGCCGGCATTACCGGCTCCGGCAGCGGCGTGGACTACATCTATCCCAACCGCGTCACGGTTGATTATCAGCGCCAGTATCAGGCCAGTGGGGACCAATTGCTTTTTAGCGACGAAGTAGGCGGCAGTTGGGAGTTTCGCGTGGGAGGGTATGGTGAGGGAAATGCCGGCAACATCCTCGTCTGGAACATCACCAATCCCCTGCAACCCGTCATCATCCCCCTCACCGCCGATGACATCAGCGGCAGCGGCCCCTACACCTACCGCATCGGCAGCAGCCACCCCCCCGCCGCCACCTTCATCGCCACCACCGGCGCCAACATCCGCGCCCCCCTCGCCATCAGCCAGTACGTGCCACCTGACCTGGATCCACCCGGCGGCGCGGCATGGCTGGCCATCAGCCATGCCGATTTCCTCACGCAGGCGGTGCAGTTAGCTGCCCACCGCGCCGACCCGCTGTATGGCGGCTACCGCACGCACGTCGTGGATGTGCGGGACGTGTTGAACCAGTATGCGTTTGGTCTGCCACTGCCGTCGGGCATTCGCAACTACCTGGCGCACGCCCTCACCTGGCCCACCCCCGCCCACTACGTCCTACTGCTGGGCGACGCCACGGCCAATCCACGCCAGTTGGAGAGCAACAGCAGCGCCACGGCCCCCCAGACCGACTTCGTGCCCACGGACCTGATCTTCGTGGACCGCTTCCAGGGGCAAATCGCTTCCGACACGTCCATGGCCTTTCTCACCGGGAATGACCTGGTCCCCGACGTGGCGATTGGCCGCTTGCCGGCCACCACCACCGCCGAAGCGCAGGCCGTGGTTGATAAAATTCTGCAATATGACGACAACCAGCGACAGCCGGACACCTGGATGGAAAACATCTTCTTCGGCGCGGATAACACGGATTCGGGCGGCGATTTCTGCGCGGAAAATGGGATGACGGGGGCCTTACTGCCGGATGCTTTCCCGCAAGCGCATGTGTGCATGGCGGCCAACACCGGCGGCGAGCGAGACAAATTGCGTGACGCGATTTTCGACCACGCGAATATCACGGGCACGCTCATCATCAACTATCGCGGTCACGGGGGGATTGACGAGTGGGCGGCGCGCGCGGTGGACACCGCCGACGTCAACCTGTGGGCGAACGCCGGGCGTCCCGTGGTCATCCTCAGCGCCGACTGTCTGGATGGCTCCTTCATCTACCCCGGCTTGCCCGCCCTCAGCGAGACCTTCCTCAAACGGGACGGGGCCGGCTCCGCCGCGCATTGGTCCTCCACGGGGCTGGGCTTCAGCTATGAACACACGGCTTTGCATGAGGGCTTGTATGAGGGGTTGTTCGCACACGGGGAGACGGCGATTGGGGATGCGATTCTATATTCCAAGACGCTGTTCGCCGCCGGGGATTATGATGAGTCGGAGTTGTATACGTTTACGCTGCAAGGCGACCCGGCGATGCCGTTGATGCGGCCTGATCTCAGCCTGGAGAAGAGTACGCTGACAGCGGCGGTGGACGTGGGGGAAGCGGTGACGTTTTTGCTGTCGCTACACAACGAGGGACTGTATCCGGCGCCGGCTGTGATCACGGATGTGATGCCGGCACAACTCACCCTCCTCGCCTACCAATCCTCCGCCCCCGTCAACCTCAACCAGGCCGGCGGCGAACTCGCCTTCCACCCGGTTAATGGCCTGGCGCGTGGCCAATCCCTGGCCATCACCCTGACGGCGCAGCTTACCGCCACCAACACCGAACCGTTGGCGAACGCGGCAACCGCTGCCAGCCCCGGTCTGGAAATCAACCCCGGCGACGAGACGGCCACGGCTCCTTTTTGCACCACCGCGCTCACGATGGCGCCATCGGTAACGCCGCTGCGTTTTGGCGATGCGCTGCTGCTGACGTGGGCGACCACGCCGCTGGCACAGAGCTATGAGGTGTGGCGCAGCGCCCCGAACACGCCGTACTTTGCCGCGGAAAATGCCGGCACAACCCTCCTGGGCACGACCACGGACCCATACTTCCCCATTCCCAATGGCACGGGCATCGGCGACCCCCAAGTCAATTACACTTTTCTTGTGCGGGGGGTGAATTGTGCCGGCATTCCCGGCGCGCCATCCGTCACGGTGGGAGAATTTGATTACGCCCTGCGTGCCGGCAGCGGCGACACCCTCGCCTACACCACCATCGGCCTCCCCCTCACCGGCGACAACCTCCCCGCCACCGCCGACGACCTGGCCGCCGCCATCGACCCACTCAACCAAAGCATCCGCGAAGTGGGCAAATGGAACCCCGTCAGCCAGGCGTGGCGCATCCGCGTCGTCGGCTCGCCTACGGGCGTGCCCAACTTCGCCGTCAATCCCGGCGACGCCCTCCTCATCGGGGCCGATAGCAACGCCCCCACCATCGTCACCTGGGTCGGCGCGCTGCCACAGTCGGGCGACATCGCCTACACGCTCCTGCCCAATCGCCGGCAAATGATCACGATCCCCCTGGACCAGGTGGGCGCGTTCACGCTCACGGCGGACGATCTGGCGGCGAACATCGGCGGTGTGACGCGGGTAGCGACCTGGTACGCCGCAACGCAAAGCTGGTACACCCGCACCATAAACGACTCCCTGAACAATAACTTCACCCTGCGTCTGGGCTACCCCTACCTGATCACCACCAATGCCGACGCCCCACCCACCTGGCCTTGA